GAGAAATGGTGAAGCTGTACATTTCGGACCTCTCCAAAGTCTGAGGGCTTAAAACATCGCTTGATGGACAGCCTTTCGACTTGGAGAATGTCCATCCTCCATTTTTCCCATTTAACCTTTAGAACATCTAACGGATCATCCCAGTCAGAGGAACTTCTGCATAGTTCTTAAAGAATCTGCTTGCCAGATAAAATGACTGGAGCTAAGAGTCCAAGAGGGTCATATACCGACATAATTGTTGACAGAACTCCTCGTCTTGTTGCTGGCTTGTCAGTCAAGGTGATGCGAAATTGAAAGGAGTCTGATTGGATACACCACTGTACCCCCAGTGCCTTCTCTATGGGTAGAGGATCTCTCAAAAGATTTAACTCCTTTACGTCCTTTGATCTGTCTTCTGCTGGTACAGATTGCAAAACCTTGCGAGAGTTCGACACAAACTTGTGAAGATGGAGACCTCCTTGTTCACATATCTTCCTGGTGTTAGCAATGATCTCGATAGCCTTGTCTTCGTCAGTCACTGATTTTAAGCCATCATCGACGTAAAAGTCCTGACGAATGAATTCTGCTGCTTCCTCACCAAACTGCTCGGCATTGTCTGCGGCAATCTGCTTGAGTGCGAAGTTGGCGCATCCAGGAGAAGATACTGCTCCGAAGAGATGCACATTCATTCTGCATTCGACAGGTTCCTGATCGCAATCTCCGTTAGGCCACCACAAGAATCTCAAAAAGTTCCTGTGTTCTGGATTTACCCGGAATCTGTGAAACATCTCCTTGACATCGCACATAAATGCGTGGTTCTCTAATCTGAATCTGCAAAGGACTCCATTTAACGTATTGGTAAGATCAGGACCTGTCAACAAATGGTCATTGAGAGATTCACCTTTGAACTGAGCACTGCAGTCAAATACTACTCTCAATTTTCCAGGTTGATGCACACCATGATGAGGAATATACCACACCTTCCCTTCGTCTCCTTGGTTGGTTACAATCTCGGCGTGTTGTTATCGAAGAGAGATGTCATCTTTTCGTTGTAGAGTGTGTGGTATTCTGGATCTCTTTGGAATCTCTTCTTCAGATGGCTCAATCTCTTTTCAGCAAGGAATATATTGTTGGGCAGTGAAAGGTTTTCATCAGTTAATGGCAACGGCATCTCATACTGCCCACCTTTATCCTTGTGAATTCCTTCTTTCATCCTTTTGAGGAATTTTACATCGTTCTGGGAGTAAGGTTTACTCTCTTTACCTTGCATAAAATCTGCCTCGAGAAGTTTGACTACTTGAGTTAGAGCAATCTCTTCCTTCACTAGTCGACGATGAGAGAAGGAAACTTCCTCATGACCTTGGATTCCTTTCACATCATCTGGAATAACACAAACCTTCACTCTGTGACTTACTCCGATAGGGTCATTTGGGTAGCTATCATAATTCTCGTCAACTGTGCCAACAATACTCCATCCGAGATCTGTGCGAACTCCAAATCGACCATCACTGGTTGATGAAGGTATCACATCACGAGGCATGAGTGCTTTGGGACAGTCATAACCAATCAGTAAGCCTATCTCACATCCCTGATCTGCAGGAATCTCATCCTGTAGTCTGCTCAGATGAGGAATAGATGATGCCATGTCTGAAGTGGGAATATGGTTCCGATTTGCAGGTATCATCTTCCTCGTGTAGGATGGAGGCAAGCCAATCTTGTGTTTACCATCATGGGATGTAATTTCCAGACCCTCTACTTTGATGCTATTTACTCTCTCATTCACTGCTGACATCGTTGAGAGCCGTAGGTTAACTGAGGTCCCCCTCAGTCCCATTGCCTGTTTGGTTCTATCCAATATGAAGGTAGTATCAGACTGGGTGTCCAAGAGAGCGTAAACAAGTCTTGACTCATTCGTGGAGGGGTGACTCAACCACACTGGAACTATCATTGAACTTTTGGGAGTTTCACGAGCCTCACTTTTCCTTGCAGTGTGTGAGCTTGAAGACCTCACTTCATCTTGAACAGTGTCTTGATTCGAAAACTGATTCgaatattgatttgaagattGTGCCTTTCCCTGGTCTTCGAAGTGGAGTGCTGTTGGGTGTCGCTTCTTACAGTTCTGACAGGTGCTTCTCCTCTTGCACTCCTTTGAGCGATGACCAACTTTTAAACACCCATAGCACAAGCCCTTTTCAGTaatcaattttttcttcatgaCCATCTCCCATGCTAAAAAGGTAGGGCATTCTTCCAGGGTGTGGGACTTCTTACAAACCAAGCAAGATATGGGCCCTTGCTTCCTTTGATCAGTCTTTCCTTTCTGATTCCTACTGGTAGTAGCATCTGTTGCTAATGCTCTGACTTCTAATGCTGCAGACCTTCCTCTCTCAGATCTTGATTCCTTCAAACTGTGAACAGAGGTGATGGGACAGCAAGCAATCTTTGATTCCTCCTCTAGGAAACGTGCAAAAAGTTTAAAGGGAGGAAAGCTGTTATTGTCTTCTGACCATTGATAAGCCTTCCTCGACCAGCGCACGATAAGCCATTCAGGTAGCTTGGATAGAATCTTACGAATCTCTCTGTCATCATTCAGGTGGCGGAGGTGATTAATTT
This Lytechinus pictus isolate F3 Inbred chromosome 9, Lp3.0, whole genome shotgun sequence DNA region includes the following protein-coding sequences:
- the LOC129282656 gene encoding uncharacterized protein LOC129282656, which encodes MAEGKSDQQKRQPAATERGIEYQLDLKARNFKGSVTSWRRKANKLRAALVDDVVFSDVKTLRDGLQELMDNVIETQENLSELRLSSTIADDSGDKLEEVEKEHSSIMKSTLDRIIALKTGERNDDASSSQGDTTTAYPPVGEGPTLDPLSIFAEQLRASRLPLPEPTAFDGDPLLYPGWKHAFDVIIDHSGINPIDRFLYLEKYLKGQPLELVRGYALIDNETAYLDVRTALEERYGNPSVIANAFRDKLEKWPRITSKDAPGLRKLSDFLRQCVIAMDKINHLRHLNDDREIRKILSKLPEWLIVRWSRKAYQWSEDNNSFPPFKLFARFLEEESKIACCPITSVHSLKESRSERGRSAALEVRALATDATTSRNQKGKTDQRKQGPISCLVCKKSHTLEECPTFLAWEMVMKKKLITEKGLCYGCLKVGHRSKECKRRSTCQNCKKRHPTALHFEDQGKAQSSNQYSNQFSNQDTVQDEVRSSSSHTARKSEARETPKSSMIVPVWLSHPSTNESRLVYALLDTQSDTTFILDRTKQAMGLRGTSVNLRLSTMSAVNERVNSIKVEGLEITSHDGKHKIGLPPSYTRKMIPANRNHIPTSDMASSIPHLSRLQDEIPADQGCEIGLLIGYDCPKALMPRDVIPSSTSDGRFGVRTDLGWSIVGTVDENYDSYPNDPIGVSHRVKVCVIPDDVKGIQGHEEVSFSHRRLVKEEIALTQVVKLLEADFMQGKESKPYSQNDVKFLKRMKEGIHKDKGGQYEMPLPLTDENLSLPNNIFLAEKRLSHLKKRFQRDPEYHTLYNEKMTSLFDNNTPRL